The genomic segment ACAGCAAATATGAAATATCCCTTGACAATCATGACGGCGACAACAAAACCAGGTTATAGTCTGTGCTAGTAGCCACGGCGTTAAAGTGAAGTAATTGCATCTTTTAGATAAGCTAATTTGTTTATTTCTTACAACTAATAATGAATATCATTTCTCTTTTCTGTATGTTTTGTAAGATATATAAAGATACATGAAAAAGTGTTTTGTGTTTTACAATTTTTATGCAAACTGACTAGAGTGTGAAGAGTACGGTGGCTGAGATAGGTCACAATGCTTCCAAGTTAAGACACCAGCAAATAGAGGAAAAATAATATGCAAACTCATAGATACACTAAATATCTCAGGGCTCGACAATGCCATTTGGCCGATGGCCCGGCGGTGATTTGACCCACTCTCGGGTCActacaatttaaaaaatgttggccCGCTTGGGCTACgacaaatatttgcaaaattctatttattttaccttttttttctgtCAGCAAAGTcgtatttcttcacatctccatgTCATAAAACGTCAGCGAgtctgctgtgtttgtttttgtcttgcacCATGCTCCGCTGAGGAAACAAGATTTCAGGTCAAAGAAATGTATAGTATAACTGGATACTGagccagaatggtccaactgatcaagatgttccaatctgatatttaattcacaagctgaaacaaaatagtgtcttcctgatcttggttttacatcgtgatgtcgtatccatcgagtagttttgacgtaatccttcaaagcctatataaagtgaaattttgatacagaatctggatccggatcacctccaaaagttatgggagtcttccatgccctaatagctatctgttgtgaaaattacatcaaaatccgtgcagtagttttaacaTTGTCtttctaacagacagacaaataaacgccaatgttttaattacatccttggcagaaatAATTAAATTACTGCACgtggtggaatttttttttttttggcaagttttctCAATTTGCAAGACGTTTTGATTTAACTACCCGTTTTTAAATTGATGcacttttttgtatttgttttctgcattttgtAAATGTGGCCACCTTCAGTCACTGTGGGTCAgggcaccctgctcagagtgccactctcattggaccaacatctctgctattttggaattgtgggatagttCGCGCCCATAGGACTTtctccaccctgctcagcgtgccactcTCGTTAGAGCGACAACACAGAATGTGTCACTTCCCAGAtagctctttcagtgcagctttttgttctgactttaacacaaagttaatacCCAAGTCTTtcaaagtctttcatcgccaactgtaaatggtaataaaaccattccaatcgtatgtttctgaactcttccacatcaaactccatcgtgtcaatgtttacagtgtgcttgagcaataacaggtgaagttgctcataaactttaagtttcttaaatatttattacggccactcttaaaacttcagttatctttatcattttattactggtaaatttttagaatttagatgagatatactcatctcATTTtcgcgcaggaattcatcaagcacatcagcCATGGGCGCATACTAACATGTTCAGTTTTTAAAATAGAGAttggaaaaattttttttttttttttttgcatacatcAAGGCTGTCATCTTTGAATTTTTTGTGCACCCGGCAGTACTAAACAAAGTTGCCTTGTTTAATTTTCTGAGTAGTTACCAGTTTTACTTTTCTATCAGTGAGCTAACTAGTTGCCTTATAGCACCAGAGTTCCAAAGATTGAGTTCTCAAAGAATATCACTTACATGGGCCAACTGTGACACAGCTGGTGGTCTGTTAACCCTCAGAGGTCCAGAAAACAAAAATCTATTGACTTGGACACACCAGTGAGTCCATGGACCACAGAGGTTTAAAGCAAAGGGTCAGTTGTTTGATTCTTACCTGTGTCTGCAAGTGTCCTTAACCCAAAACACTGAACCCCAAACTATATCCTGTTCGCAGATCAACACTTTACATGGGGTCAGAGGTGTAAGTTTAAGCTTTGTCACATTGGGTAAAAGGGtcaaatgaataaatataaattttCTGAGGTTATTGAGCAGCTAAAGCTGCTTCATTTgtagtttgcactcggggtctccacagcaaatccaaggtggatctgcatgttgaattggcacaggttttacgccggatgcccttcctgacgcaactccacattacatggagaaatttggcagtggtgggatttgaacccacttcactttatttattcaatgtctccaaaggagcaacgGGCTGTACAGCAGTGGGTATACAAAAAAGTACAAaataaaaagagaagaaaaacacacaagggggacacagtacagacctgaatCGATGGAAATGGAACCGAGTTACCTAACGCGATTTACCATCAACCCTAAGTACCTGCTTCTCTCCTCTGgtcagcattcagaacagagCCACAGGTACAAAGGAGTGCTTATATCTGTTGctcctcactgtaggaaacctaagcCTCCCTCCAGATGGCAAATAAAATTCACCATGGACAGGGTGGGCCAGATCAGGTAAGATCCTCTgagcccggaaccttctgcactgaaaccaagcgcattaaccacttggccaccacccctgctagctAAAGCTGcttaatttatttttgcaaattgtcAATGGAaatcctgccacctgctggtcacAGAGGTGCACTTCAGAAGATGCCACAATTTTCTCTCATTTTGCTAATCAGAAAGAACCCAGCTTAGGCTTTGATCCAAAGTGGAAATTTTAATGGTTTCACAAAAGCAATAGTAGAAATTATTACTTCTGAAAAACACTAAAGTCACACCTGCAACCATTCACAGAGAACACACACAGAGGATTATTTTAGGCACAAACTGGGTGGAAGGTGTAGTGTGTGTGGCTGTAGTACTAACTGCATCTGTTATTTAATCACCAAGCTCCATCTGACCAGTCCACATtcttcacatacacacacacaaacccagcATTTTGTTTTATCAGAGCAGCGTGACAGAAGCTGAAGTTACTTTAACCATCCCCCATATTCCTCCTGCAGTCTGTCAGCATGTTTTACATTAACAAGGGAAATATTCGAGGTAGTCCTAGACATACCCAAATTTTCCAGTACTCTAGTAAACGCATCCATCTTGATGGTTGTCCAGCTAGAGAACAGCCGTCGTCACTACACCAATGGGCCAACACAGCAGAAGTGGCCCAGGTTCTTGCAAGACTTGAGCCACCGCTGGACATTAGCGGGTGCAGAGGAGGCTGACCCGCTCTGCAGCACGCAGCAGTAACACGCCATGTCAGCCAGGGAGAACTCCGACCCGGCCAGCCAGGGGCCGTGCCCCAAAGCAGAGTTGAGGGTGCGGAGCACAGCAGCCTGCTCCTTGGGGCTGCCCTCAGCCAGCTGGTAGAAAGCCGTATCCACCCAGTTATCCACCAGTGTGGCGAGGGCCGGGTCGCTGGGGTATGGAGCCAGCAGCCGGAAGAGAAAGCGTGCCACGTTTGCCTCGCCCTCGATAGGGCACATGTTGATGATGCTGAATTTCATCTGCACTTTGGGGACTGCAGGGTGGGCAGAAGAGAAAACAGTAAGCTCActgagtttgattttttttttttttattttttttttttatattcaagAACACAGCATTTCAGAATTCTGATCAGTGtgattaaaaacaagtcatcaggagatgacatattactcccccggtccccacaaatcagaaatacaaagtgtcaggggatcacTCAAGTGcatccttatgctaaatatgaattaaactggtcaactggttattgagatatcacgctaacaagcAAAAACAGACATATGCTGATCACTATATCCCCTCATAATTCATACCGGGAGGGATTATACAATGGCATTGATCAAGACCTTTAATGTTTTAAATCCCACAATTTGCCAGCAGGTTTCAGAGGCACGTCATGTGCTGCTCTGAAACCCATTAGCGCCCCACAGAAGCTGGTGGTGAGCAACACGGCGGTACCATCACGCTGTGCTGCTGTCGCTCAGCATCAGTGCACGGCGGACAAAGTTCAGCCAAATACAGCAAATACTCACTTGGCCAATGCAAAAGAggcgtccatccaaacacaggagATGACAAAATGAAGATGGTAATGTGCACCAGAGCAGAAAGAGCACTCGTGCTAATTTTACACAGGGTAGGTTCAAAGAAATAACACTACAAATATATACTCATGACTTGCCTTTCAATCTCAAATTTACTGTTTGACAAGAAATAAGTGTTCTGAAGTAAATTTACCAGGAAAACACAATCTGTACACGTCCATGAAAGTAAACTTGACAAGGAAGGTTAAAGAGACCTTGGAAATACTTCAGACAACTCTCGCTGAAGATCTTCATTATGGCATGTTGgctagggttatgactacaaaacctttttcaaaactttcattttcctgatgttgcatttgatgaacttttacccgtagatcacttttttgaagtttatttcattggatcatgaaaaaacctcccgcacctagcaccacatcacttttaaaaatacatgagtttacacaatactatttaaaaataacgtaacaagaaaagaattagcaagtatcaagaaataacaagaaaatatatacaaataaatattgctaaaatatattaataaacaataattaaaaaataaaaaataaaggtaaaatagattAAATTGATAACAGATCATCTCTgacaacagcagtcaatactggtcgcaaaaatggtgttgtagccaggcttcagagaacatttcgagacaagggattcgatgaacctcaacacatcggctgccagcaccacattcttgatcttgttctgcgacatgtgttggacttcttttttcctatacggtcacggtcacctaacattaactacgagtttattgatgagattttggaacagtatgatgatttgcaaaatgcatgcatgggcacagaagtgataccagagtatgagaaccttggctggagacatgattttaaattcctttttgagctttgtgaaggatacaagttttacaaaacggaggaaaaatggtctcgcatcaaatggcacaagctgccatcacttcacagtgccaggttgaactcatgaggaatttttgcacttattgcatttttccttcttccaaattggcgagaacagctgagggtaacttgtgatttcattgcaactacatggtcgcgggcctggttttctaaccaacactattaaGAAATGGATTATAAAGAACTGCTGTtagcaatatccaaacttaagtgtcccaaagatgtgaaatgcttctctactcactggaaaaaAGAACTATCAGTGCTTGATGTGCCTCGCTCCAACACAGTAGCTGAGACGGATGTaaagttgatggaggaggttcgttctacttgcaaaacagataaatatcttaacagcaaatttattaacactaatacacaaatctgaaacactattaaaaatactacaaatgctatatgtactcattttcatgtattccttgtgtattgtatgtaaaagtgacatgttataataaagagtgtttgagctgctaggtgttttaatgtgaaatgtgaaactgtcttaggtgcgggaggttttttcaaggtctggcaaaaccaaagtcatttttgtgagttttagttaaaagttcatcatttataactccaggctaataaatttgagatttgtcataaccctaatgTTGGCGTTTAGGCTCCGACCCCAATCACTCCGTGCAGACTTGAGTTGTCTGCCAGAACAAGCTCAGATTTGTTCCACAAGAAGAAACACGCCCCACTTGGTTGTTTCGCTCCTTCACCATTGGTATCAGCAAATTGCATCTCAGTCCATGCGGTGCATTGTATGACTGGTTGGCTAAAACCGCTACTACCAACTATCtacgactgaatgttctggagtcaaaggtcaagttcagtttgtacaggggtcaaaagttaaagttactccaatttggtaaaaaaaaaaaaaaaaagtggtgcaagttattggttaatagggtttcaaaaaggaatagtttgcaccatgtgccatccttagttatcatgttatggggtaacatatgtcacatgtcatagaatccaacagacgtcaacaatgtttgacctttactttgcagaccaagctttcaacacagtcaaaactattccatttattaatcctattaacccaaccaataatttgcatcactttttaccaaaattggagcaactttaacttttgatccctgtacaaactgaaattgacctttgtcaccattcttgctgtttttaccccataactccataacattcagtcgtagatagtccaaactatacctttttggaatctttatgatcagacaaataatgtggtatagttttcaatatgattggaacattttttatttttgacccctgtgtaattcttgaaTTGACCCCTAccaggctgcctattgaaaattcatgtggctagtgttttttttcaaaagagtaatgtctaagaagtgctgaatttggtgcttgaatcaccatttgaacgattgtttcagttatctgctgcagtatGTGGGAAAGTTAAAACAAACAGTGATTCACACATGAATTCCGGATCTTTGTGCTCACAATTCAGAATAACACACCAGTTTTGACACCACTTTTCAAGTGTATAACTGTTTGCACAGTCAACAATAGGGCAATGTGCACCTGGCATGTTTACACCACCTGAATTTAAGGCTTTGTGGCTTTAAATGCAGTTTCAGCAACACATCTTGCATAACACATATAATCACACTACTTGGAAACAAAGCCAAACGAGAACAAGGCTCAGAGTTCATGCATTCGCAGTACTAATTCCCAATTTGCTTATTTCCCCACATCCCCCCCCCAATCCTGTTTTAGTTGATTATTAGTGGCATAAACAGGTCCATTTAAGAGGAAAATCCCTTatgggtaccttgtttctcaaTTTGAAAACCACAGCCCAAAAAGCACATTCACTGCCCATTCTCTCTGAGACCTTACCATCTTTCCATATGAGCGTGAAGCCCAGCTGGAAGAGTTGGCGGTTGTAGCTGTCTGGGTGGCGTGGGCCGAGGCAGGACAGGAGCTGTGGTGGCAGACTGGATACTGAGGAGTGGACATGGACTGTGGAAAGCACCCGATAGTGCTGACACAGCAGGCCGTGGAGCACAAGCAGGGTGAGGGGTGGCTGTGCCGGGTTAGCGTTAATAACGATGTCACGGAGGGCACCGAGGTCCTGAAGACAAAAAGCAGGGTTAAGGTAAAGGGGCTAAGCTTGCCTTTTATAGAAATTAGTCCATACATCACATCTGCATGAAGGCAAAAGTCAGTATGAGCTGGTTATGCAGGCTTATCCAGATAGTTATGATGGGTGTGGCAGTGACAGCATCTAGGAGTGAACGACGAAAATGTAAGTGAATAAGAAGACCTGTGGCCCTTTCAAACATCTCTGCACCTTTCAGTACTACCCTGATAAGTGTTAGGGTCAGTACCGACCCATTTTCAGGTTTTGAATGCATGAAAGTGCCTTTTAAATATGTTTCTTGCATCAAGGCTTTTTGACTTTGTCAGGAACCTTTatttaaacaaaagaaaaaaaagaaaaataatttcacTAAATTATAAAATGCTCTTTTGAAAATTACGACCTTTGGGCTGTTGGGGTCGGTTTTGACCCAGTTATGATATAAGCTTATTAACCAATATTCAGTGTCAAAACTGAAATCATAAACACACTGTGACCTCACTAACTCTGTCATAAATATGTTAGGGGCttctttttttacctgtttatctACTTCACTGAACAAACATCCCCATTTATCCCTACTACTTTTATTGATAGTCCCTCATACTCTGCTTCCTAAGAccgaaaaaggccatccagatggGCATGTAGTGGCATGTAGAGACATGTAGAGACATGCCCACCTGGATAAACACACCCACCTGGATGACCTTTTTTGGTCATCCAGGTGGGTGTGTCTCTACATGGGCATGTAGAGACACAGGGAGATATATAAGGCGGGCACAGACAAACTCAGTTGGTGACTTGCAGAACACGCATCTCCAGTTTGCAGCAAACCAAAATGAAGAGAAGATTTACAATAAGCCAAGATCTGGATcacatctttgctgaagatgaGGCAGAGGACACACAGCAGTATAGCGACACAGATGAGCCAGTTTCTGAGGAGGACGACGATATAGAGTATCAACCAGAGGACACAGACTCATCTGATGAGTCTGATGAGGAGGCCACAGGTCCTGAAGCTGCTCCTGCTACTGAAACATACAAATCCAAAAGTGGTAGCATCTCTTGGAGCACGGTACCTCCTGTTTTACATGGCAGGGCAGCTGCTGCAAATGTTATCAAGATGACCCCTGGGATTACAAGGTTTGCTGTGACACGAATAAGTGACATCAAGACATGTTTTGATCTGTTTATGCCATTGTCACTAAAGAAAGTCATTATTGCTATGACAAACCTTGAAGGAAAAAAAGTTCACGGTGACATTTGGAAGGACATCGATGAGGAGTACCTGGATGCTTTTATTGGTGTTCTTCTTCTCGCTGGAGTGTACAAATCCAGCAAAAAGGCCATTACTAGTCTCTGGGATGCGTCCACAGGCAGGAATATTTTCCGGGCAACAATGTCACTTCAGACATTTCAAATGATCTCAAGAGTCCTCAGATTTGACAACAGAGTTACTAGAGCACAGTCTGACAAGCTTGCTCCCATCAAAGATGTCTGGGAGAGATGGGTGCAGCTCCTTCCACTGATGTTCAACCCAGGGCCAGAGGTGACAGTGGATGAACGTTTTCTCCCTTTCCGTGGAAAATGCCCCTTCTGGCAATACATGCCCAGCAAGCCGGGCAAATATGGCATAAAAATCTGGGCAGCCTGTGATGCAAAAACAAGCTATGCCTGGAATCTACAGATTTACACAGGCAAAGCTGCAGGTGGCATCCCTGAGAAAAATCAAGGAAAACGTGTAGTCCTTGATATGACTACTGGACTGCGGGGTCACAATATCACATGTGACAATTTCTTTACCAGCTATGATCTTGGACAAGAACTTCTCAGGAGAAACCTTACCATGGTgggcacaataagaaaaaataaACCTGAGCTGCCCCCTGAAATTTTGCTGGTGAAAGACAGGGCTCCACTGTCTTCAAAATTTGCTTTTACAGAAACCACCACTGTTGTTTCATACTGTCCCAAAAAAAACGGAGTGTGGTACTTATGTCCACTTTTCACAATGATGCAGCTGTGTCAACAAGAAGTGACAAAAAGCCTGTAATAATCCTGcactacaataaaaacaaaggaggagtggacaacctggacaagcTGACTGCCACCTACACTTGCCAGCGAATGACCAGGAGATGGCCAATggttgtgttttacaacatcctaGATGTGTCCGCATACAATGCATTTGTCTTGTGGACCCACATCCACTTAGGGTGGAACtccaacaaaaacaacaggcgGAGAATGTTTCTTGAGGAGCTAGGAAGTTTGCTTGTCAAGCCACACATTGAGAGAAAGGAACGGGTGCCCCGAGACCCAGCCGCTGCAACCATTGTCAGAGAGCTGCAGAGCTCATCCAGCACTCCGACCACATCATCAGCTGCAGCCAGCCCTGCTTCAACATCAAACAGCACACCCACAACTCCACTGAGGCCACCTGATTCTAAAAGAAAGAGGTGTCAGGTGTGCCCTAGCAATAAGGACAGAAAGAAAAACACATTGTGCTTCAACTGCAAAAAATATATCTGCAAAGAACACACTAAAAGTGCCACTTTTTGCCACACATGCTTCTAAACAAATACATACACGCATGCATGTACCTGCACACAAAGACTATATTTGGAACTAGAACCTGATTTATTTcattttgaattttgtttttctgaatctatattttgtattattacTTGTCCtgcttttcattttatatttttattaaagtTCTATATTtgaaaagaaatgtttttctctttttttgacgTAAATATATATGGGTCAAAACTGATCCGTAACACCCTAGATGTAactataatattattattattattattattatattattttaatattataataatattaaaataacaaaataatgaaacaaatttattttagagatgtgttcTAATACTTCTTAATACTAAGATAACATAAGAACCTTTTGTTTATCTATAGAATTCTCTTAGGtttcatttttccttttttttatttaaaaagagaGGTATGCTGTAAAAGGAAAGGCTGTGGGGGCCacaccaaaaatattaaaatcaaaGTTTTCATGGATATGGAAGCCTAACAAGGTAACCAAGAGGCAACAAACAAATTGGTTAATAAACCACTGTTTTGGGGGCATTTTTTTTGGCTGATTTAAGACGCGGGTCGAAACTGACCCGTTAACATAAGGAATAGTAACAGAAAGCTGACACTTTAGCAAGGTTAATGTACAACATCTGTGTTAACAGCCCCCCACCTTGCCCAGCAGTGTGTCCAGGTCAGCTGTGCTTTTGACGTTCGTGGAGCTGCAGATTTGGGATGAGAGGCTGCTGCTGACTGTCAGGTCCAGATCGGCATCAGGTGTGGTCACCGTCTTGGCCAGACCATCCACGGCCGCTTTCAGCTCATACAGTTTTCGCATGATCTCATCCTGGCGGGCCTCGAGAGCTTGCACAGCTGGGTCCACCTCCCCATTCTGTGGAGACACAAAGAATCATTAAGTCTGAAGACAAATGTGAGTTCAAGTGTTTTATTTTTAGGACATTTTCAGTGATATTACAGTCCCCCAAGTTTACTTCGAAAACCAGTACGTATGTTATACAGTTTTTGTTCCAAATCTTATTTAACCTGCAGCTGTTATTCATTATTCCACACCCCTTTCAGATGCTGCTGCCCCCCCACCCTCAATGTCAGATCAGAGTTAAAAAATGTtaaaccttgtgtgtgtgtagtggggggggggtgggggggggggggggggggggggggggggggattctgcttggaaaaaaaaatcccaatgtATTTGGAATACATTAAGTTGGGTTGCaactaattattatttttgtaattgattaatgtaacatttttatttttataaatctactgatatttttatatatatatatacgtatatatatatatatatatatatatatatttttatttttttatccgtGCATCATCGTATTTGAACCTCTACTGGTACGTAGCATCTCTCTCACTGGTCAATGTAGGTCACGTGATCATGAGGCTACTTACGTCTACATGTATTTGCTATTGATATGTAGATTCCAAaagtacagacggttgcccagttccggatcaccttttttaaagtcccgctatacggagccataatgcaactgaatgtcctttattgtgtattgctgtattgggtatttggatgttatctagctgaaaaagtctgggtggagtagcgcttctacttaaagtgtgaaaccacattatgtgtggtgcaaatatttgccggaaatggatcactttgccgatTCCGGATCACAACActctgtcactttgggggcattcctggcatctggctggagcccttctaatataGAATGACACACACTGTGcccaagaatgtgttttgaacacaaaatgatagaaattatacttattaacgagcaaaaaatgaagtgtggagttgagatttctcccgaattaaaaagtaaaagcccccacattcatgcccattcgtgattttTTAATGACCCcaaaagtacacatggctcacaactacagacacgaggctgctgcttcagtgaaacACAAATGGCAAATTtttgcgtcggagataaatgtgtgcagcaattaaacagcaagacataacacactgacattttctacccaagtaagtaagtattttcccactctagaaccaaaaacactgaatggctaactcacctttgctacgttttagagattgttactttcaaacttgcaggaatgagtgagtgagaaaaagcgcgcacaccgcagacaccaggatgttttgattcctctgctgatcacaaggatggctggatccggtcgagcttgtggtcgtttgtagacaaaacatcaatctttccattggtaccacgtattagcttattcgtgctgtttacgagaaacggcggcgcaaaaactacagcagtgatccagaactggcaatgatccggaactgggcaagtgagtGTACATTAACCACAACCACTAATCTTAACAACCcctaaccactaaccatgaattTATGATGTGCAGTTGATGAAAACACATATTTTCCTATGGTACATCAAGTGTATTGTTGTTAATGTTTTCCACAGATCATCAGATTGATGATTAAAATTGATTGAGAACATTATCCAAACTATTGTGAAGTACTGCAATGTCTTTTTacgcgaggatcgttcaatatcaataccagggttggtatcaatattatcaatattaggatcgatccacccacctctatccACTGCCCAGAAATGACATTAAACACCACTGATCAATATTTGCTTATACTGGAACGAAGAAACACAACAGAGACATAATATTCCTTTAGTGTCTCCACGTTATAACAAACTACAGACTGGAACAACCTTAACTATAAATGGCACAAATGACTGGCACGTTAGAGTGAAgttgcatcatccaaaaccttTTCTCGGAGCTAGCCTGCTAACTGCTCAGTAACAGTTATTAGGGTGATACTGATACTTATCACAACATAACCAGCAAACAAATGTGTGCACCAGATTAT from the Thalassophryne amazonica chromosome 16, fThaAma1.1, whole genome shotgun sequence genome contains:
- the aimp2 gene encoding aminoacyl tRNA synthase complex-interacting multifunctional protein 2 isoform X2, producing the protein MPMYQNGEVDPAVQALEARQDEIMRKLYELKAAVDGLAKTVTTPDADLDLTVSSSLSSQICSSTNVKSTADLDTLLGKDLGALRDIVINANPAQPPLTLLVLHGLLCQHYRVLSTVHVHSSVSSLPPQLLSCLGPRHPDSYNRQLFQLGFTLIWKDVPKVQMKFSIINMCPIEGEANVARFLFRLLAPYPSDPALATLVDNWVDTAFYQLAEGSPKEQAAVLRTLNSALGHGPWLAGSEFSLADMACYCCVLQSGSASSAPANVQRWLKSCKNLGHFCCVGPLV
- the aimp2 gene encoding aminoacyl tRNA synthase complex-interacting multifunctional protein 2 isoform X1, translated to MPMYQVKPVCAAEIKIDLPSCMYKLPNVHTQQQQQQQQGNNSQNALLQNGEVDPAVQALEARQDEIMRKLYELKAAVDGLAKTVTTPDADLDLTVSSSLSSQICSSTNVKSTADLDTLLGKDLGALRDIVINANPAQPPLTLLVLHGLLCQHYRVLSTVHVHSSVSSLPPQLLSCLGPRHPDSYNRQLFQLGFTLIWKDVPKVQMKFSIINMCPIEGEANVARFLFRLLAPYPSDPALATLVDNWVDTAFYQLAEGSPKEQAAVLRTLNSALGHGPWLAGSEFSLADMACYCCVLQSGSASSAPANVQRWLKSCKNLGHFCCVGPLV